Part of the Lolium rigidum isolate FL_2022 chromosome 6, APGP_CSIRO_Lrig_0.1, whole genome shotgun sequence genome, TCATCCTCCTCTATTCTTAGAGTTGCACCACCTCTAAACAATTAGTTTCAACGAGGACCTGACTGAAGTTGCAAGCTTGAACAAAAGAGAAGGACATCACATAGCATTAGAGCTTCCGATATCGTGTGATCAACAGTCCCAGGATAGGCTTGCACCATGCACCTGTAAAGACACACCAACACCCTCTCTCACGACACAAGCAACTCCCATCAACATTGTTTTCGCTATTGATTACATGGtaggggcggagctggaggccaAGTATCCCTATGATGCACTTTTGTTAGTCTAACCTGATGCATTTACTTCACTAAGCTCACAATTAGTGCTAAAAAAAAATCTTTACCCTAATGCATGTGCATCAGGGTCACACCATGCAGCTTGGCCCATGATTGCACCATTCATGCTTAGGTTGTTGCTTTACCATCAAACATTTTAGTGGAACAATTTTACAATAGGAGGCCCATAATTAAGGGGGTGAAAAATAGACTTCTTCAAGGAAGGAGGGGTGAAATCCTATTCACCGCCTATTACTGCTCCTATCTGGGTGCTGCATAGGACGTGACAGGTTATGTGTTGGGCTCGTTATGAAGGCAGTGGTTTCTCCTCCTGGTTTTTTCAGCTTCTTCTGGTTTCTCGGTTTCCTTTAAAAAATTAGTTTTCATCGGTTTTGCGTTTCTGTTGGTtagtttttattttgaaattttaaaaaacatgaacattttttatttttgattttcttcttcagatttgaacattttataaagcTAAACATTTTTTAAGCTaaactttttttaaaattttaaaaatttaatttaattttccAATATAaacaatttttagatttgaataacttataacaaaaaaaaatatcaaaaaaccGATGCATGAGACCAAATAAGGACCGTCCAGATGGATTGCGCAGGCGAGCTTGACTGAAAGGGATGGCTGGGGGACGGCCACGAGAAGGAAGGTAGCCGGAGGGGTTGGAGGATGAACACAACAATCGGGCCCATCCAGACGAATAAGGCACGACCACGGCCCGAGCGCTAGTGGGCCTAAAACCCATAGCAAAGCTAAATTCGGCACATATTCCACGCGGAGAATCGAGCGGACGGACCCGAATTGCGTTCCACGTTTTATTCCCCGGTCCGCCTAATTTATACGCGGCCTCCTCCGTTATAAGCGCCGGTGGACGGAACCGGAAGACGGGACAGATATTTCTTCCTTGAGGTCAAGTCGTCTCGTGCTCGTCCCCCTCGCCGTCCGCAGCCGGCAGCTCGCACCACCAGCCAAGGTGATTTTCCTCTCTCTCGATCTCCCGTTGTCGATTCCGCGTCCGTCCCCGAGCGCCGATTCGGGAACCCCTTGTGGTGTAGCGATCGATTTGTGGTTGCCTCGTCCGATCGCCCGTTCCTAATATCTCCGAGCCAACCAGATCTACGTCGTTGGCTTGTTCCTGCGTAGGATTTGGCTCCGATTGGGTGGGGTTTAGGCTATAGAAGGTGCGTTTAGGTCGTTCCTGGGAATTCGGGTGTCTGATATTGGGGATTTTTTTTGGGATATGGATGCGATTTGGTCTGATATGTTCCAATAAGTAGTTTATCAGATAAGGTCGTTGCAATAGCTGATTTGTTAAAAGTTGATTTATTTAATGGGCAGGAGGAAGGTGCTGCCAGTTTTTATTTATATATTTCCTGGTGCATAGGATGATCAATTTTGGGGCTTGGCATGTGTAATTTAGGAGCATCATAGGCTAATGTTAGGTTAACCGTCGTAGTGAATGTAAATTATGTTGTATGAGCTTTTACTTTGTATGTAGATTCTGGAAGTGACCAAGGATTGGGCGTTAGGCTTTCGTTTTGCAACACTGTTCCTGCTTTTATGCTTCATTACCCTGTCTATTTCACAGATCCATTGAGTGTTGTGTTTATTGCAACGCCATATGTGCTTTCTATAACTGTATTGCATGATTATACAATACTACAATCGTGAGGGATATGTATTCCATTATGATAATTAATAACTTAATAGATGATTTCTTAAGAAGTGAAGATATTTTTTAGATAATTCCATTATGTTGAGGTTCATAATCCATTTACTGCCGGATGGTTTGTAATAATTGATTGGAATGCTTTGCAGCTCACACATCAAGACAATAAACAGAGCCTCGTCTGTTTGGGGCCAATCAAACCCAACAGCAAAGGTTCATGTCTGATCTGGACTCCCAGGTTCCATCTGCTTTTGGTATGGATTATTCTCATATCATCTCATCCGAAAGTTACATCTGCCAATCTATAGCAATTTGATAGTCCTTATGACTTAAACTATGTTTATTTATGTTCTCTCTTGCCCTGAATAACCTTTATATTGTTCCCAGTAACCAATCCCGTCAACTAAAAGGATACCACTATTTATGTGATTATCAGTTATTGCTGACCAACAATTTTTTTGGAATCTCAAATCACCTTTAGATACTTATTACTAGAAGGGAAAATTAGTAACCAACAAACCCATGGATCTGGAGCAGAACTGTGCTGAAACATTTGTATATGTGGCGGTGGGGAGGGTATGCCACGACTGGTTAGGATGGATGTATGCTTGGCGTCTTGCATAAAAGATGGGCATGCCGTCTTTGACGGTAAAGAGTGCAGCAGAAGATTTGATTTGTGGACGAGTTAAATGAATTCGGACATAGGGAGAGGGGGAAGGTTTTTTGTTTGCTACATAATCAAACTAACCTTCGTCCATGAATATTAATTGATTAGTTCTTATCATGGGCTTTGGCTTGCTTTTAAACctgctattttttttttcatcTGGAAAGCATAGAAGCACTGCTCTTAAGATGTATGTTCACAGATCATTATGTTACATAAACATGTTACTTTTAGTTTGCCCGCAGTCTTCTATGGTTACCTTGCATAAGCATCTACCCATATATTGATGTCTTTGCATCTTCGATGTAGATCCGTTTGCTGAGGCAAATGCTGAGGACTCTGGCGCTGGTGCCGGATCAAAAAACTATGTGCATGTGCGTGTCCAGCAGCGCAACGGAAGAAAGAGTCTGACAACTGTTCAGGGATTAAAGAAAGAGTACAGCTACAACAAGATTCTCAAGGATCTCAAAAAGGAATTCTGCTGTAATGGTACTGTAGTTCAGGATTCAGAACTAGGCCAGGTACAACGAAATTGTCTTTCTTTTTGGATCAAAGTTCTCTAACGTAAATATGTATATGCTGATGAAATGATCTTCTACATTTCAGGTCATTCAACTCCAAGGTGATCAGCGTAAGAATGTTGCTACTTTTCTAGTTCAGGTAATTCATGATACCATTGCATTTTGTCATACTTATTGACTGTCGTGTATATATGTTAATCTGATGATAATTTCTGTTTTCGCCAGGCTGGACTAGCAAAGAAAGAGAGCATTAAGATCCACGGATTTTAGGCAACACATAAATGCTTGTGTGTTGTCACAGAAGCTGGAAGTTATCGTATGCCTGGTATTCATATAAGACATTTGAATTAGTAGTGGTGCGAGGCATCTGTGGTTGATGCTTGCATTTAAGACTTGAATCAGTATTGGTGTGTTTGATGCGAGTTGGCATACCCTATGGTTTGTATGTGCTACCAGTATCAAAGTATGGATTATCTGGGTTAttgtctactaaataaatgtactTCTGGCTTGTCATCCTGTAATCATTTGTCTCTAGTGTGCTGTGTGCTCTGTGATTTTCGTTTAGTTTGTTCTCTTGTTCAATTTTTCTATATTCTAGATATGATGCATGGATGGAAATGAGTTTATTGGGGCCATTTGCTTTTAAGCTTTGGCAATGTGATGCATGTTGATGCTAGACGGTCTGTATGATTACAGTAGGTGCAGCGTCCAGACTTCATcatttcatcatcttgatcaAGGTTCCTCTCGTGCTGCTTCCAGCAGCATAGTAGAAGATGTAGTCTCTGTAGAGCATCAGCCCCAGCCCTGTACTGCTCCTAAATATTATGTTAACCTGCTTAGTATTTTAAGAAAACAAAACAGTAACAGATTAGTAAAGCTGGAGTTTCAGTTTCTTTATCGCCCAACAAATAAAAAGCCAACCCATTGATCTGCATGATTCTGCTTACAGGAGCATTTTGTTGCTGCAGCAGAAAGTAAAGGTTGAGAATTGTGAATTGTTCCTTCTTTTTTACGGAACGGAACTGACGCTTGTTGGTTCTAGTCCATCTTCTATTCGCCAGATTATCTTTTGTTATAGTGGATTATCTTTTGTTATAGTGGAACCTTTAGATCAGCCAAAGCCAAAATTTTGATTTAAGATGAATTTTGGCCTTCCAAAGATGCTTAAAATGCCATCTTTTAATCTCATTACTGCACAAATTTCTTATACGTTGATGATTTAACTGAAAATTTTCCACATCTGGTTGACTGGTTCCCTCAAAACAGGCTTGTCTTGTTCATTCTTCAGAACCACACTGATAGATTCAGCAGCTCCCTCATCTACCCTTGTAGTTCCATATTGAGGCATCTTCTAAAGGTCAGGTTGCCACTGTAACATTTTGCTCATTGATGATATGAAAAGTTACCGGAACTTGGTGTTGACCCACACCAAGCATCGCCCTAGAAATTTGTTCTTCTGCCCATACTTATTTTTCTTCACCCAGAAATACCTGCCTGACATGTACCACCAAAGTGCCTAACCCATAGCTTGTGATTGATGCCAAAAATACCACCCTCGCCTAAATATTCTTCCAGTCTCCACATCATTTACACATTAGGTTTACACTGAATTTAGCCATCAGAACTTTAACACCCAACTAT contains:
- the LOC124662777 gene encoding protein translation factor SUI1 homolog 1 gives rise to the protein MSDLDSQVPSAFDPFAEANAEDSGAGAGSKNYVHVRVQQRNGRKSLTTVQGLKKEYSYNKILKDLKKEFCCNGTVVQDSELGQVIQLQGDQRKNVATFLVQAGLAKKESIKIHGF